In Oryza sativa Japonica Group chromosome 11, ASM3414082v1, the following are encoded in one genomic region:
- the LOC107277922 gene encoding chaperone protein ClpC4, chloroplastic, whose product MQIPEFTPGTGLRSTNAIQRTTEVLQRHSHVGLRQPHAGRLREMHTASGRPVIGLTPTIVSQKTTKVPKQPRFVARAIDNFSREVMNAIAVAHDEAQYIAHLTIGSTNILLSLISQYICIFLLEIILNKAYKMFRAAVRRATRGAKLATLMEYGTNLTKLAEEGKLDPVVGRQKQIDHVVQILSRRTKNNPCLIGEPGVGKTAIAEGLAQLIATGDVPETIQQKTVISLDMGLLLAGTKYRGELEERLKNILEEIKQNGEIILFLDEVHTLVTAGSAEGAIDAANIFKPALARGELQCIGATTINEYRKHIEKDAALERRFQPVKIPESTVDETVGILKGLRERYQGHHKVQYTDEALVAAAELSHKHIRDRFLPDKAIDLMDEAGSIVRLRNAQCKPSKKVNDLEAELKKTLKEKNDAISIQNFRRAKQLRDHELQLRTNISALTDKKTQMMEPDAIAMPVVTEDDVRHAISRWTGVPLHKVSMDESRKLLKLEEALHRRVVGQGEAVAAVSRAIRRARLGLKHPGRPVASLVFAGPTGVGKSELAKALAAYYYGSSESEEAAMVRLDMSEYMEKHAVARLVGSPPGYVWHGEGGQLTEAVRRRPHAVVLLDEVEKAHRDVFDLLLQVLDDGRLTDGKGRTVDFKNTLIVMTTNIGSSLIVNNGGDGAAAAGRIKNTVTDEMKRHFRPEFLNRLDEVIMFQPLTELEVGKIAGIMLEEFAGRVREKGIKLKVTDKFRELVVEEGFDPSYGARPLRRAVVRLLEDTLAEKMLAGEVREGDSVIVDADSAGNAVVRRSNAMPA is encoded by the exons ATGCAAATCCCTGAATTTACACCTGGCACTGGCTTGAGATCAACCAATGCGATTCAGAGAACAACAGAAGTACTGCAGAGACATTCTCATGTTGGTCTAAGGCAGCCACATGCTGGTCGTCTAAGAGAAATGCATACAGCTTCAGGTAGGCCTGTCATTGGCTTGACACCAACCATTGTGTCTCAGAAGACAACCAAAGTGCCGAAACAGCCTCGTTTCGTCGCCAGGGCGATTGATAATTTCAGCAGGGAGGTGATGAATGCTATCGCGGTTGCACACGACGAAGCTCAATACATTGCACATCTCACAATCGGGAGCACGAACATCCTGCTTAGCCTCATTTCACAGTACATTTGCATTTTCCTCCTGGAAATCATACTCAATAAG GCTTACAAAATGTTCAGAGCTGCTGTTAGGAGAGCAACCAGGGGAGCTAAGTTAGCCACACTTATGGAGTATGGGACTAATCTAACAAAATTAGCAGAGGAG GGTAAATTGGACCCTGTTGTCGGAAGGCAGAAGCAGATTGATCATGTCGTCCAGATTCTGAGCAGACGGACAAAGAACAACCCTTGCCTGATCGGAGAGCCTGGTGTTGGAAAAACAGCAATCGCAGAAGGGCTTGCTCAGCTCATTGCCACAGGGGACGTTCCTGAAACAATTCAACAGAAAACG GTTATCTCACTTGACATGGGACTTCTTCTTGCTGGTACGAAATATCGAGGAGAGTTGGAAGAAAGACTGAAGAATATCTTGGAAGAAATCAAGCAGAACGGTGAAATAATACTATTCCTTGACGAAGTCCACACTCTAGTAACAGCAGGATCAGCAGAAGGTGCTATTGATGCTGCTAATATTTTTAAGCCAGCACTGGCAAGAGGTGAACTACAG TGTATTGGAGCCACTACAATTAATGAATACAGGAAGCACATCGAGAAAGATGCTGCATTAGAAAGGCGCTTCCAACCTGTAAAAATTCCAGAGTCAACAGTTGATGAGACCGTAGGAATTCTGAAAGGACTTCGAGAGAGATATCAGGGTCATCACAAGGTCCAATACACTGATGAAGCCCTTGTTGCAGCTGCTGAACTCTCCCATAAGCACATCAG AGATCGTTTTCTCCCTGACAAAGCCATTGATCTGATGGATGAAGCAGGTTCGATCGTCAGGCTAAGAAATGCCCAG TGTAAACCATCGAAGAAGGTTAATGATTTGGAGGCAGAGCTCAAGAAAACCTTGAAGGAGAAGAATGATGCCATCAGCATACAGAACTTCAGAAGG GCAAAGCAGCTTCGCGATCATGAGCTGCAGCTCAGGACCAACATCTCAGCTCTAACTGACAAGAAAACGCAGATGATGGAGCCAGACGCCATTGCCATGCCAGTGGTCACCGAAGACGACGTCCGGCACGCCATCTCAAGGTGGACCGGCGTCCCATTGCACAAGGTGTCCATGGACGAATCAAGAAAGCTCCTCAAGCTGGAGGAGGCCCTGCATCGCCGCGTCGTCGGCCagggcgaggcggtggcggcggtcagccgcgccatccgccgcgcccgccTCGGCCTCAAGCACCCCGGCCGGCCCGTCGCGAGCCTCGTGTTCGCCGGGCCAACCGGCGTCGGCAAGTCGGAGCTCGCCAAGGCGCTCGCGGCGTACTACTACGGCTCGTCGGAGTcggaggaggcggccatggTGCGGCTCGACATGAGCGAGTACATGGAGAAGCACGCGGTGGCGAGGCTGGTCGGCTCGCCGCCGGGGTACGTCTGGCACGGCGAGGGTGGCCAGCTGACGGAGGCGGTGCGACGGCGGCCGCACGCGGTGGTGCTGCTCGACGAGGTCGAGAAGGCGCACCGCGACGTGTTCGACCTGCTGCTGCAGGTGCTCGACGACGGCCGCCTCACCGACGGGAAGGGGAGGACGGTGGACTTCAAGAACACGCTCATCGTCATGACGACCAACATCGGCAGCAGCCTCATCGTcaacaacggcggcgacggcgccgccgccgccgggaggaTCAAGAACACGGTGACCGACGAGATGAAGCGCCACTTCCGGCCCGAGTTCCTGAACCGGCTGGACGAGGTGATCATGTTCCAGCCACTGACCGAGCTCGAGGTCGGGAAGATCGCCGGGATCATGCTGGAGGAGTTCGCCGGGAGGGTCAGGGAGAAGGGGATCAAGCTGAAGGTGACGGACAAGTTCAGGGAGCTCGTCGTGGAGGAGGGATTCGACCCGAGCTACGGCGCGAGGCCGCTGAGGCGGGCCGTCGTGCGGCTGCTGGAGGACACCCTCGCGGAGAAGATGCTCGCCGGAGAGGTCAGAGAAGGGGATTCGGTGATCGTCGACGCCGATTCAGCTGGGAATGCCGTGGTCAGGAGGAGCAACGCCATGCCTGCCTAG